The genomic DNA GCTTGCCAGCGAAGGCATCGAGGCGCATCTGGTGGGGCGGGACTTGCTCGGGGGCACCGGTGAGCTGCCGATCTTCGGCCTGTTGGGGCTGTCGGTCGATAATGATCAGGCCGAATACGCCCTCGAGTTGATCACCGCGTACAATGCCGCGCTGCCGCTGCCCGGCGATGAACCGGAGAGCTTCCCCGGTACGCTGGTCTGTTAGGCTGGCGTTCGTTTTATTTCTGAGCCGTGTTGCCCCATGTGTGGACGTTATGCCCTGTTTCGCTGGAACCGCGACTTCGCGGCGCTGCCAGGTTTTCCTGCCGATCAACTGGCGCAGTGGAACATTTCCCCCAACGATTCGGTGTTGATGCTGCGTGCCGGTGAAGACGGCCAGCGTACGTTGGCCCGCGCGCGCTGGGGGCTGACGCCGCCGTGGCTGACCGATCTGTCACGCACCCCGGCCCATGCGCGGGCGGAAACGGTGGCCGAGCAGCCGATGTTCCGTGAGGCGCTGCGCCTGCGTCGCTGCCTGTTGCCGGCCAACGGTTTCTACGAATGGCGCGGGACTCAGCGCAAGCGTCCGTACTGGCTGACGCCGGGTGAGGGCGCTTCGCTGTTTTTTGCGGCGATCTGGGAAGCTTATCCGGTGCAGGAGCAGGTGTGGCTGAGCACGGCGGTGATCACTCAGCCGGCGGCCAGTCAGCGCCGGCCGTTGATTCTTGATGAAGCAGGTCAGGCAGCTTGGCTCGATCCTGAGACGCCGTTGCATACCTTGCAGGCGTTGCTCGCCAGTGAGCCTGCCGCGTTGCGCGAGCGGGTGTTGGCGAACCTGGTCAATGATCCGAAGCTCAACGGGCCGGAGTGTCTGACCCCGGGTTGACGAGTTGACGGGTTGTCATTGCCGGCCCCTTCGCGAGCAGGCTCGCTCCCACCGTTGAAATGCATTCCAAAGGTGGGAGCGAGCCTGCTCGCGAAAAGGTTCGAAGAACCTTCCGACGTCCTTAAACCTTGAACTGATTGATCAACCGCCGCTGCTGCTCCGCCAATTTGGTCAGATCCGCGCTCGCCGAACTCGACTCATCCGCGCCGCCCGCCACTTCATTGGCCACTTGCCCGATATTGATCACGTTGCGATTGATGTCGTCGGCCACTGCGCTCTGCTCCTCGGCCGCACTGGCAATCTGGGTGTTCATGTCGTTGATCACCGACACCGCCTGAGTGATCGTCTCCAGTGCCTCGGCCGCCTTCGCCGCGTGTTGCACGCTTTCGTCGGTGCGGTTCTGGCTGTCTTCCATGACCCGCACCACATCGCGGGTGCCTTGTTGCAGTTGCTGGATCATGGACTGGATTTCTTCGGTGGCTTTCTGGGTCTTTTGCGCCAGATTGCGCACCTCATCGGCGACCACTGCAAAGCCACGACCCTGTTCACCGGCGCGCGCCGCTTCAATGGCCGCGTTCAGCGCCAGCAGGTTGGTCTGCTCGGCAATCGCGCGAATCGCCGTGAGGATCGTGTTGATGTTTTCGCTGTCCTTGGCCAGCGTCTGCACCACGTCCACAGCCTTGCCGATTTCCACTGCCAGCACGCCAATCGAGTTAGAGGTGTCACGGACGATCTGCATGCCTTGGCTGGCGGCCTGATCGGCATGGCTGGCGGCTTGCGCCGCCTGGGTCGCGTTACGCGCGACATCCTGCGCGGTGGCCGTCATTTCCTGCACGGCGGTGGCGACCTGATCGATCTCGGCCATTTGTTTTTGTATGCCGATGTTGGTGCGAATCGCGATGTCGGCCGTGTGTTCCGAGGAATCACTGACGCTCTGTACCGAGGTCACCACTTGGGTGATCATCGCCTGCAACTTGGCGAGGAAGGTGTTGAAGCCCTTGGCGATCAAACCGAGTTCATCGCTGCGATCACTGCTCAAACGCCGGGTCAGGTCGCCCTCACCTTTGGCGATGTCATCGAGCATGGCGACCATTTGCTTCAGCGGCCGGGCGATGCCGTGGCCCACCAGCCAGATCACCAGCAGGCCAATGCCGGCGATGATCAAGCCGACCATGGCCATGCCGAAGGTATCGGATTTGCGCTGGGCGTCGAGGTCGGCCTGCAGTTTCTGCAAATCGGCCATCACCGCGTTGAGTGGCAGTTGCAGCATCAGCGTCCAGCGTGCGTCGGTCTGGCCGATGCCGAACGGCAGGTACAGTTCGATGCGGCCTTTGTCCTTGTCGACGGTATAGGTGACTTCGCCGCGCTTGAGGTTGGCCATATTGGCGATCTGCTCGGCGTCGAGGATGTCGCTGACTTTTTCGCCGAATTTGCTCGGGTCCTTGGTGTACGCCACGATCCGCCCGTTACTGCCGACCAGGGCCATTTGCCCGGCGCCGCTGTACAGCTTCTGGTTGGCGGCGAGGAGCATTTCCTGAATGAAGTTCACCGACAGGTCGGCGCCGATGATGCCCTGGAACGCGCCGTTGAGCATGATCGGTTCAATAAAGGAGGCGAGCATGACGATCTTGTCGCCGACCTTGTACGGCGCCGGATCGATCACGCAGGATTTTTTGTTTTCTTTCGAGCACAGGTAGTACTCGCTGGCGCGCACGCCGGTGGACAGGACTTTCTGGTCGTCGACGTCCACCAGTTTGTCCAGGCCGAGGGTGCCGTCGTCGTTGCGGAACCACCACGGCAGAAAGCGCCCGTTGGCCGCATCGATCCCGACGACGCTGGTGCCGAGGTAGGCGGCGTCATTG from Pseudomonas baetica includes the following:
- a CDS encoding SOS response-associated peptidase → MCGRYALFRWNRDFAALPGFPADQLAQWNISPNDSVLMLRAGEDGQRTLARARWGLTPPWLTDLSRTPAHARAETVAEQPMFREALRLRRCLLPANGFYEWRGTQRKRPYWLTPGEGASLFFAAIWEAYPVQEQVWLSTAVITQPAASQRRPLILDEAGQAAWLDPETPLHTLQALLASEPAALRERVLANLVNDPKLNGPECLTPG
- a CDS encoding putative signal transducing protein produces the protein MQRIYEPENLMEGEMLKGMLASEGIEAHLVGRDLLGGTGELPIFGLLGLSVDNDQAEYALELITAYNAALPLPGDEPESFPGTLVC
- a CDS encoding methyl-accepting chemotaxis protein, whose product is MITQVVTSVQSVSDSSEHTADIAIRTNIGIQKQMAEIDQVATAVQEMTATAQDVARNATQAAQAASHADQAASQGMQIVRDTSNSIGVLAVEIGKAVDVVQTLAKDSENINTILTAIRAIAEQTNLLALNAAIEAARAGEQGRGFAVVADEVRNLAQKTQKATEEIQSMIQQLQQGTRDVVRVMEDSQNRTDESVQHAAKAAEALETITQAVSVINDMNTQIASAAEEQSAVADDINRNVINIGQVANEVAGGADESSSASADLTKLAEQQRRLINQFKV